The following coding sequences lie in one Myxococcus xanthus genomic window:
- a CDS encoding DUF485 domain-containing protein, with translation MSTNPNEEALEALAAARWRVAGVLTVTTLVAYLGFILLVAFNKPLMGQQFVPGLSIGILLGALVIVAAWALTGIYMLWANGKYDRALHQLRGGK, from the coding sequence ATGTCCACGAATCCGAATGAGGAAGCGCTGGAAGCACTCGCGGCGGCGCGCTGGCGCGTGGCCGGCGTGCTCACCGTGACGACGCTGGTGGCGTACCTGGGCTTCATCCTGCTGGTGGCGTTCAACAAGCCGCTCATGGGGCAGCAGTTCGTCCCCGGCCTGTCCATTGGCATCCTGCTGGGCGCGCTGGTCATCGTCGCGGCCTGGGCGCTGACGGGCATCTACATGCTGTGGGCGAACGGGAAGTACGACCGCGCCCTGCACCAACTCCGCGGTGGGAAGTGA
- a CDS encoding HsdM family class I SAM-dependent methyltransferase: MPRTAHRPLEVDEEKLVLQFPSLDRKAVGAFFTPAPLAERTLALALQHVGGGPLTVVDPSCGAGAFLTAASRLRPGVRLCGLELDPEVARLCQARVPEATVRAGDALRDGLEPLLATTPPEHQELWVGNPPYNGTSSVLKDPGTYARLRALLPLALMPGTSLRDDFAFFLLVAAHRLATRPGALAFITPASFLDAFMYAPLRQSLLETLSLREVVDLGPGAFAGTQVRTCITVWSSLPGPHPAPRFERRGIGTHFTPEPPEWRLAPTAPEASALDARWRQSGEPLTRLVPVSLPGVKTRFDELLVDADPERLLTRVKDFAATPEEALPEFAKAHGLPEELMPKLRALKAGPPLEVDASYVRPFYRYGGARHRGSVPPEARAYCYLDRRLVPRGDHRLRGPYDPHLGAVKLLFNVRELPLSAALLEDEGCVHDHRHARFAPLYVPQRLRDEGLGLTRSVKTRDELGPLVPNLSPQGLAWAERLGGPLPAFQALVRFLNGPEVQGIWAPAFGASRVVPVPLTEE; this comes from the coding sequence ATGCCACGCACCGCGCATAGGCCGCTGGAAGTGGATGAGGAGAAGCTCGTCCTTCAATTCCCCAGCCTGGACCGTAAGGCCGTGGGTGCTTTCTTCACGCCTGCACCGCTGGCGGAACGCACCCTCGCGCTCGCACTCCAGCACGTAGGGGGAGGCCCCCTCACCGTCGTGGACCCCTCGTGCGGCGCGGGCGCCTTCCTCACCGCCGCTTCGCGGCTGCGGCCCGGCGTCCGGCTCTGCGGCCTTGAGTTGGACCCCGAGGTCGCCCGCCTCTGCCAGGCCCGCGTGCCCGAGGCCACCGTGCGCGCGGGAGACGCGCTGCGAGACGGACTGGAGCCCCTGCTCGCCACCACTCCGCCGGAGCACCAGGAGCTGTGGGTGGGCAACCCGCCCTACAACGGAACCTCCTCCGTGCTGAAGGACCCGGGCACCTATGCCCGGCTGCGCGCCCTGCTCCCCCTGGCGCTGATGCCCGGCACCAGCCTGCGCGACGACTTCGCCTTCTTCCTCCTGGTGGCCGCGCACCGGCTGGCCACCCGCCCCGGCGCGCTCGCCTTCATCACCCCCGCGAGCTTCCTCGACGCCTTCATGTACGCGCCGCTGCGCCAGTCGCTGCTGGAGACGCTCTCCCTGCGCGAGGTGGTGGACCTGGGCCCCGGCGCATTCGCGGGCACGCAGGTGCGGACCTGCATCACCGTGTGGAGCTCCCTCCCGGGCCCCCACCCCGCCCCGCGCTTCGAGCGCCGGGGCATCGGAACTCACTTCACCCCCGAGCCCCCCGAGTGGCGGCTCGCGCCCACCGCGCCCGAGGCCTCCGCCCTGGATGCCCGCTGGCGACAGAGCGGTGAGCCCCTGACACGGCTCGTCCCCGTCAGCCTCCCCGGCGTGAAGACACGCTTCGACGAATTGCTGGTGGACGCCGACCCGGAGCGGCTCCTCACGCGCGTGAAGGACTTCGCGGCCACGCCGGAAGAAGCCCTGCCCGAGTTCGCGAAGGCGCACGGCCTGCCAGAGGAGTTGATGCCCAAGCTGCGCGCACTGAAGGCCGGGCCACCGCTGGAGGTGGACGCCAGCTACGTGCGGCCCTTCTATCGCTACGGCGGCGCGCGCCACCGCGGCAGCGTTCCCCCCGAGGCCCGCGCCTACTGCTACCTGGACCGTCGGCTCGTCCCCCGTGGCGACCACCGGCTGCGCGGCCCCTATGACCCGCACCTGGGCGCGGTGAAGCTGCTCTTCAACGTGCGCGAGCTGCCCCTGTCGGCAGCGCTGCTGGAGGACGAAGGCTGCGTGCATGACCACCGCCACGCGCGCTTCGCCCCGCTCTATGTGCCGCAGCGCCTGCGCGACGAGGGCCTGGGCCTCACCCGGTCCGTGAAGACACGGGACGAACTGGGCCCGCTGGTGCCCAACCTCTCTCCCCAGGGCCTGGCGTGGGCCGAACGCCTGGGCGGCCCCCTGCCCGCCTTCCAGGCACTGGTCCGATTCCTCAACGGGCCGGAAGTCCAAGGCATCTGGGCGCCCGCCTTCGGCGCCTCTCGCGTGGTGCCCGTGCCCCTCACGGAGGAGTGA
- a CDS encoding glutamine amidotransferase codes for MNSPTFNAWKLVTLSPLPPWALVLLALGLVLGVALAAWGVRREPSRGRRVLLWALRVGAGLAALFFLLEPGIRHLQVARMKNRVAVLVDRSASMSFPAEVGGRTRSEEVADFLERAAPRLAELQDRFTVELYGFDPELAPVTPEALKTPARAGTTDLLAAVRAAAGAGQGSRKLSGVLLFSDGADNTELKAGVVGRARAALADLNVPVSTFTVGQETLKDVAVEGLKVDDFAFVRNSLTVEVEIHGRGFAGQDIPVVLSQEGKTVASKVVRMESADDVKPVAFTFTPDQTGRFVYTVTVPTFPGEAVADNNTRSFTLKVIRDRVRVLLVVGRPSWDERYLRGLLRQDANVDLVSFYILRTLSDDPGVVNDQRELSLIPFPMEEIFDTKLDTFDVVIFQNFGHSDPSLSIAEYERNLERYVHNGGAFVMIGGDSVLGEGRATMPTLMEALPVAAAGPANLDAFKPRLTPEGLRHPVTGIGMGAASTEAAWAELPPIPGANMTQARPGATVLLDHPHQTVGGKNAPLVAVWDYGRGRSLVMATDASWYWAFAAHKDGSPSRAYDRFWGNALRWLVRDPDLTTLKVTADPPSVEPGRPVGVVVQARMADYQPAQDAQVRVELFSVATQKPVAVQTGTTGTDGVVRLEFEPPAPGPYKLLASAKKGETDLGKGEDAVAVRAVGPELSDASVRPELMAQIAKETGGKSYKLPQDGLPDVPLLDPPVVEVGRARDQPLWDRWYYLVALIALLGAEWFARRRFGYV; via the coding sequence ATGAATTCCCCCACGTTCAACGCCTGGAAGCTCGTCACCCTCTCGCCATTGCCACCGTGGGCGTTGGTCCTGCTCGCCCTGGGGCTGGTGCTGGGCGTGGCGCTGGCCGCCTGGGGCGTGCGCCGTGAGCCCTCGCGCGGGCGCCGGGTCCTGCTCTGGGCCCTGCGCGTCGGAGCCGGCCTGGCCGCGCTCTTCTTCCTGCTGGAGCCCGGCATCCGTCACCTGCAGGTGGCGCGCATGAAGAACCGCGTCGCGGTGCTGGTGGACCGCTCCGCGTCCATGAGCTTCCCCGCGGAGGTGGGCGGACGCACGCGCTCCGAAGAAGTGGCCGACTTCCTGGAACGGGCGGCGCCGCGCCTGGCGGAGCTGCAGGACCGCTTCACGGTGGAGCTGTATGGCTTCGACCCGGAGCTGGCGCCAGTGACGCCTGAGGCGCTGAAGACGCCCGCGCGCGCGGGCACCACGGACCTGCTCGCGGCGGTGCGTGCCGCGGCGGGGGCGGGGCAGGGCTCGCGCAAGCTGTCCGGGGTGCTGCTCTTCAGCGACGGCGCGGACAACACCGAGCTCAAGGCGGGCGTGGTGGGCCGGGCGCGCGCGGCGCTGGCGGACCTGAACGTCCCCGTCTCCACCTTCACCGTGGGGCAGGAGACGCTGAAGGACGTCGCCGTGGAGGGGCTGAAGGTGGATGACTTCGCCTTCGTGCGCAACTCGCTCACCGTGGAGGTGGAGATTCACGGCCGCGGCTTCGCGGGGCAGGACATCCCCGTGGTGCTCAGCCAGGAAGGCAAGACGGTCGCCAGCAAGGTGGTGCGGATGGAGTCCGCGGACGACGTGAAGCCCGTGGCCTTCACCTTCACCCCGGACCAGACGGGGCGCTTCGTCTACACGGTGACGGTGCCCACCTTCCCGGGCGAGGCCGTGGCGGACAACAACACGCGCTCCTTCACGCTGAAGGTGATTCGGGACCGCGTGCGCGTGCTGCTGGTGGTGGGACGGCCCTCCTGGGACGAGCGCTACCTGCGTGGCCTCTTGCGCCAGGACGCCAACGTGGACCTGGTGTCCTTCTACATCCTGCGCACGCTGTCGGACGACCCGGGCGTGGTGAACGACCAGCGCGAGCTGTCCCTCATCCCGTTCCCCATGGAGGAGATTTTCGACACGAAGCTGGACACCTTCGACGTCGTCATCTTCCAGAACTTCGGGCACTCGGACCCGTCGCTCTCCATCGCCGAGTACGAGCGCAACCTGGAGCGCTACGTCCACAACGGCGGCGCCTTCGTGATGATTGGCGGCGACAGTGTGCTGGGCGAAGGCCGCGCCACCATGCCCACGCTGATGGAGGCGCTGCCGGTGGCGGCCGCGGGCCCCGCCAACCTGGACGCCTTCAAGCCGCGTCTGACGCCCGAGGGCCTGCGCCACCCGGTGACGGGCATTGGCATGGGCGCCGCCAGCACGGAGGCCGCGTGGGCGGAGCTGCCGCCCATCCCTGGCGCCAACATGACGCAGGCGCGTCCGGGGGCCACGGTGCTGCTGGACCACCCGCACCAGACAGTGGGCGGGAAGAACGCGCCGCTGGTGGCCGTGTGGGACTACGGCCGCGGCCGCTCGCTGGTGATGGCCACGGACGCCTCCTGGTACTGGGCCTTCGCGGCGCACAAGGATGGCTCGCCCAGCCGCGCGTATGACCGCTTCTGGGGCAATGCGCTCCGGTGGCTGGTGAGAGACCCGGACCTGACGACGCTGAAGGTGACGGCGGACCCGCCGTCCGTGGAGCCGGGCCGGCCCGTGGGCGTGGTGGTGCAGGCGCGGATGGCGGACTACCAGCCGGCGCAGGACGCGCAGGTGCGGGTGGAGCTCTTCTCCGTCGCCACGCAGAAGCCGGTGGCGGTGCAGACGGGCACCACGGGGACGGACGGCGTGGTGCGGCTGGAGTTCGAGCCCCCCGCGCCCGGGCCCTACAAGCTGCTGGCCTCCGCGAAGAAGGGCGAGACGGACCTGGGCAAGGGCGAGGACGCGGTGGCCGTGCGCGCCGTGGGGCCCGAGTTGTCGGACGCGTCCGTGCGGCCGGAGTTGATGGCGCAGATCGCGAAGGAGACGGGCGGCAAGTCGTACAAGCTGCCGCAGGACGGCCTTCCGGATGTGCCGCTGTTGGATCCGCCGGTGGTGGAGGTGGGCCGCGCCAGGGACCAGCCGCTGTGGGACCGCTGGTACTACCTGGTGGCGCTCATCGCGCTGCTGGGCGCGGAGTGGTTCGCCCGCCGGCGCTTCGGCTACGTGTGA
- a CDS encoding DUF4159 domain-containing protein, protein MSARRLTRRNLLLGTAALAPLLARRAHAFGEKNRFIPAVARHKGRWDTRLSGLRRIAWELQRRTSVEVVPDARPFPLSSPDLFEYPFLYFGGEGEFPPLEEAEVANLRRYLTYGGFMLADANDASDGAGFDASFRREMARVLPQSPLAEVPSKHVVFKSFFLLDAAPGRVLNKPQLMGCNLGKRAAVLYSQNDLAGAWSRSESGDYEFDVSPGGEPQRELAVRLGINVCMYALCLDYKDDAVHLPLILNKRR, encoded by the coding sequence ATGTCCGCGCGGCGTCTGACCCGTCGAAACCTCTTGCTCGGCACCGCCGCGCTCGCCCCACTGCTGGCCCGGCGGGCGCATGCCTTCGGTGAGAAGAACCGCTTCATCCCCGCCGTGGCCCGTCACAAGGGCCGCTGGGATACACGGCTGTCCGGGCTGCGCCGCATCGCCTGGGAGCTCCAGCGCCGCACCTCCGTGGAAGTCGTGCCGGACGCGCGCCCGTTTCCGCTCAGCTCACCGGACCTCTTCGAATACCCGTTCCTCTACTTCGGCGGCGAGGGGGAGTTCCCCCCGCTGGAGGAGGCGGAGGTGGCCAACCTGCGCCGCTACCTGACGTACGGCGGCTTCATGCTCGCGGACGCCAACGACGCCAGCGACGGCGCCGGCTTCGATGCGTCCTTCCGCCGGGAGATGGCGCGGGTGCTGCCGCAGAGCCCGCTGGCCGAGGTGCCGTCGAAGCACGTGGTGTTCAAGTCCTTCTTCCTGCTGGACGCGGCGCCCGGGCGGGTGCTCAACAAGCCCCAGTTGATGGGCTGCAACCTGGGTAAGCGCGCCGCGGTGCTGTACTCGCAGAACGACCTGGCCGGGGCGTGGAGCCGCAGCGAGTCGGGTGACTACGAGTTCGACGTCTCGCCGGGTGGCGAGCCCCAGCGCGAGCTGGCGGTACGGCTGGGCATCAACGTCTGCATGTATGCCCTCTGCCTGGACTACAAGGACGATGCCGTCCACCTGCCGCTCATCCTCAACAAGCGGCGCTGA
- the acs gene encoding acetate--CoA ligase: protein MAQTQDALIPTKDAFSRKAHVKSLEDYQRLYQRSIQQPEAFWSEMAEQLTWFHKPDAIMDLDAEQVDFSWFGGGKLNAAYNCIDRHAKERPGKVAIIWAKNEPGEYESITYRDLQHHVGRVANVLKAHGVRKGDRVCIYLPMVPELAYTMLACARIGAVHSVVFAGFSSEALRERILDSGAKVLITANEGPRGPKFVATKAIADEAVEGLSLVESILVVRRTGKDVPMLAGRDYWLDAEMAKHRGVCPAEWMDSEDPLFILYTSGSTGKPKGVLHTTGGYLVYAATTFRYVFDIQPEDVYFCAADLGWVTGHSYILYGPLMNGTTTVMFESTPTFPDAGRLWRVVDDLKATILYTAPTALRSLIKEGDAWVKKSSRQSLRLLGSVGEPINPEVWRWYHDVVGEGRCPVVDTWWQTETGGILIAPLPGATPTKPGSATLPFFGVEPVLVDDEGRVIEGNGVSGNLCLARSWPGQARTLYGHHQRFKETYYARFPNLYFTGDGCRRDEDGYYWITGRVDDVLNVSGHRLGTAEVESALVAHEAVAEAAVVGFPHDLKGTGVCAFVTVKPDWQESSSEQMVGALKEQVRHVIGPIATPDRVVLVNGLPKTRSGKILRRMLRKIASGEVENLGDASTLADPAVLDELLAKATPPQAKR, encoded by the coding sequence ATGGCCCAGACGCAGGACGCGCTCATTCCCACGAAGGACGCCTTCAGCCGCAAAGCCCACGTGAAGAGCCTGGAGGACTACCAGCGCCTCTACCAGCGCAGCATCCAGCAGCCCGAGGCCTTCTGGAGTGAGATGGCCGAACAGCTCACCTGGTTCCACAAGCCAGACGCCATCATGGACCTGGACGCCGAACAGGTGGACTTCTCCTGGTTCGGCGGCGGCAAGCTCAACGCGGCCTACAACTGCATCGACCGGCACGCCAAGGAGCGCCCCGGCAAGGTCGCCATCATCTGGGCGAAGAACGAGCCGGGCGAATACGAATCCATCACCTACCGCGACCTCCAGCACCACGTGGGCCGCGTGGCCAACGTGCTGAAGGCGCACGGCGTGCGCAAGGGCGACCGCGTCTGCATCTACCTGCCCATGGTGCCGGAGCTCGCCTACACCATGCTCGCGTGCGCGCGCATCGGCGCGGTGCACTCCGTGGTGTTCGCCGGCTTCTCATCGGAGGCCCTGCGCGAGCGGATTCTCGACTCCGGCGCCAAGGTGCTCATCACCGCCAACGAAGGTCCGCGAGGCCCCAAGTTCGTGGCCACCAAGGCCATCGCAGACGAGGCCGTGGAGGGCCTGTCCCTGGTGGAGTCCATCCTCGTGGTGCGCCGCACGGGCAAGGATGTGCCCATGCTCGCCGGCCGCGACTACTGGCTGGACGCGGAGATGGCGAAGCACCGCGGCGTCTGTCCCGCGGAGTGGATGGACTCCGAGGACCCGCTCTTCATCCTCTATACGTCCGGCTCCACGGGGAAGCCCAAGGGCGTGCTGCACACCACGGGCGGCTACCTCGTCTACGCGGCCACCACGTTCCGCTACGTCTTCGACATCCAGCCGGAGGACGTCTACTTCTGCGCGGCGGACCTGGGCTGGGTCACCGGCCACAGCTACATCCTCTACGGGCCGCTGATGAACGGCACCACCACGGTGATGTTCGAGTCCACGCCCACCTTCCCGGACGCGGGGCGGCTGTGGCGCGTGGTGGACGACCTCAAGGCCACCATCCTCTACACCGCGCCCACCGCGCTGCGCTCGCTCATCAAGGAGGGTGACGCGTGGGTGAAGAAGTCCTCGCGCCAGTCGCTGCGCCTCCTGGGCAGCGTGGGCGAGCCCATCAACCCGGAGGTGTGGCGCTGGTACCACGACGTCGTGGGCGAAGGCCGCTGCCCGGTGGTGGACACGTGGTGGCAGACGGAGACGGGCGGCATCCTGATTGCGCCGCTGCCGGGGGCCACGCCCACCAAGCCGGGCTCCGCCACCCTGCCCTTCTTCGGCGTGGAGCCGGTGCTGGTGGACGACGAGGGCCGCGTCATCGAAGGCAACGGCGTCAGCGGCAACCTGTGCCTGGCGCGCTCGTGGCCGGGGCAGGCCCGCACGCTGTACGGCCACCACCAGCGCTTCAAGGAGACGTACTACGCGCGCTTCCCCAACCTGTACTTCACCGGTGACGGGTGCCGCCGCGACGAGGACGGGTACTACTGGATTACCGGCCGCGTGGATGACGTGCTCAACGTCTCCGGGCACCGCCTGGGCACCGCCGAGGTGGAGAGCGCGCTGGTGGCCCATGAGGCCGTCGCCGAGGCCGCCGTGGTGGGCTTCCCGCACGACCTCAAGGGCACGGGCGTGTGCGCGTTCGTCACGGTGAAGCCGGACTGGCAGGAGTCCAGCTCCGAGCAAATGGTGGGCGCGCTCAAGGAGCAGGTCCGGCATGTCATTGGCCCCATCGCCACGCCGGACCGGGTGGTGCTGGTCAACGGCCTGCCGAAGACGCGCTCCGGGAAGATTCTGCGCCGCATGCTCCGCAAGATTGCCTCGGGCGAGGTGGAGAACCTGGGTGACGCCAGCACCCTGGCGGACCCGGCGGTGCTCGACGAACTGCTCGCGAAGGCCACACCCCCACAGGCGAAGCGCTGA
- a CDS encoding MBL fold metallo-hydrolase, whose protein sequence is MLFRQLFDTTSSTYTYLLGDEERGTALLIDPFAEKLDRDLTLLRELGLSLTHVLDTHVHADHVTASGLLRTRTGAKVVGGTAGAPCADIHVKHGDTLRAGTFTLQVLATPGHTDDSVSYLLGDRVFTGDALLIRGNGRTDFQNGNAGTLYDSITRVLFALPDETLVYPAHDYKGLTVTTIGEEKRHNPRVAGRSRDGFIQLMNNLGLPKPKLIDVAVPANRACGLTAPVSTQDSLTH, encoded by the coding sequence ATGCTCTTCCGCCAGCTCTTCGACACGACGTCGTCGACGTACACCTATCTGCTTGGGGACGAGGAACGAGGAACGGCACTCCTCATCGACCCCTTCGCGGAGAAGCTCGACCGGGACCTCACGCTGCTGCGGGAGCTTGGCCTCTCCCTCACCCATGTGCTCGACACGCACGTGCACGCGGACCATGTCACTGCGTCCGGCCTGCTCCGGACTCGCACGGGCGCCAAGGTGGTGGGCGGCACAGCTGGGGCACCGTGCGCTGACATCCACGTGAAGCATGGCGACACGCTGCGCGCCGGGACCTTCACGCTCCAGGTGCTCGCGACGCCGGGCCACACGGATGACAGCGTGAGCTACCTTTTGGGAGACCGTGTCTTCACCGGGGATGCCCTGCTCATCCGTGGCAATGGCAGGACAGACTTCCAGAATGGGAACGCCGGCACCTTGTATGACTCCATCACCCGAGTGCTGTTCGCGCTTCCCGATGAGACGCTCGTGTACCCGGCCCATGACTACAAAGGGCTGACGGTGACGACCATCGGCGAGGAGAAGCGGCACAACCCGCGCGTGGCCGGCCGGAGCCGCGACGGCTTCATCCAGCTCATGAACAACCTGGGCCTGCCGAAGCCCAAGCTCATCGACGTGGCGGTTCCCGCCAACCGCGCTTGTGGACTGACGGCACCGGTCAGCACGCAAGACAGCCTCACACATTGA
- a CDS encoding ion transporter translates to MSNASEQGPTEGLRGRLHEIIFEAETPAGRAFDVGLLWAILFSIIAVMLESVASVRAQYGSVLLGVEWFFTGLFTLEYLLRLFSVSKPLRYARSFFGLVDLLAILPTFLSVLIPGAQSLLAIRVLRLLRVFRVLKLTHLLGQAEVLLTALRASRPKITVFLGTVLTIVVIMGALMYVVEGQENGFDSIPRAMYWAIVTVTTVGFGDITPKTAPGQFIASILMVMGYGIIAVPTGIVSVELAAATRHAVDNRACPACGQQGHDLDAHFCKHCGHGL, encoded by the coding sequence GTGTCCAACGCCTCAGAGCAGGGCCCCACCGAGGGCCTCCGCGGTCGGTTGCACGAAATCATCTTCGAGGCGGAGACGCCCGCGGGCAGGGCATTCGACGTCGGCCTCCTGTGGGCCATCCTCTTCAGCATCATCGCGGTGATGCTGGAGAGCGTCGCCTCGGTGCGGGCCCAGTACGGGAGCGTGCTGCTCGGCGTCGAGTGGTTCTTCACGGGCCTGTTCACCCTGGAGTACCTGCTCCGGCTCTTCTCCGTCAGCAAGCCGCTGCGTTACGCCCGCAGCTTCTTCGGGCTGGTGGATTTGCTGGCGATCCTGCCCACCTTCCTGAGCGTGCTGATTCCCGGGGCGCAGTCCCTGCTGGCGATTCGAGTGCTGCGGCTGCTGCGCGTCTTCCGCGTGCTCAAGCTGACGCACCTGCTCGGCCAGGCGGAGGTGCTGCTCACCGCGCTGCGCGCCAGCCGCCCGAAAATCACCGTCTTCCTGGGTACCGTGCTGACCATCGTCGTCATCATGGGCGCGCTGATGTACGTGGTGGAGGGCCAGGAGAACGGCTTCGACAGCATCCCGCGCGCCATGTACTGGGCCATCGTCACCGTGACGACGGTCGGCTTTGGCGACATCACCCCCAAGACGGCACCTGGGCAGTTCATCGCCTCCATCCTGATGGTGATGGGCTACGGCATCATCGCGGTGCCCACGGGCATCGTCTCCGTGGAGCTGGCCGCCGCCACGCGGCACGCGGTGGACAACCGGGCGTGCCCCGCCTGTGGCCAGCAGGGGCATGACCTGGATGCGCATTTCTGCAAGCACTGCGGCCACGGGCTCTAG
- a CDS encoding superoxide dismutase family protein, whose protein sequence is MKIRALLTAAALTAALPALAQENAGTPPPADKKTQPKGQTAKAQVKDSEGKDVGEITLEQTQQGVLIKGKLSNLPPGQHAFHIHEVGKCEGPAFTTAGGHFNPSKKAHGLLAPKGKHQGDLPNLYVASDGTVQFDIFSQNGLTLKSLFDKDGSAVVVHAKEDDYHTDPTGDAGGRIACGVVEKS, encoded by the coding sequence ATGAAGATTCGAGCCCTGCTCACCGCCGCCGCACTGACCGCCGCCCTCCCCGCCCTGGCTCAGGAGAACGCGGGCACGCCGCCGCCGGCGGACAAGAAGACGCAGCCCAAGGGCCAGACGGCCAAGGCCCAGGTGAAGGACTCCGAGGGCAAGGACGTGGGCGAAATCACCCTCGAGCAGACCCAGCAAGGCGTCCTCATCAAGGGCAAGCTGAGCAACCTGCCGCCGGGCCAGCACGCCTTCCACATCCACGAGGTGGGCAAGTGCGAGGGGCCCGCCTTCACCACGGCTGGCGGCCACTTCAACCCCAGCAAGAAGGCCCACGGCCTGCTGGCGCCCAAGGGCAAGCACCAAGGCGACCTGCCCAACCTCTACGTGGCGAGCGACGGCACGGTGCAGTTCGACATCTTTTCGCAGAACGGTCTCACCCTGAAGTCGCTGTTCGACAAGGACGGCTCCGCGGTGGTGGTGCACGCCAAGGAGGACGACTACCACACCGACCCGACGGGCGACGCGGGCGGCCGCATCGCCTGCGGCGTGGTGGAGAAGTCGTAG
- a CDS encoding sodium:solute symporter family transporter, which yields MNPAETTTQLGQPNATAILFFLIFVGITLAITYWAARKTKTTSEFFAAGGGVSAAQNGFALAGDYMSAASFLGIAGLVATSGFDGLIYSVGWLVGWPVVTFLIAEPLRNLGKYTFADVVAYRLKQTPVRLSAAVGTLTVVSFYLIAQMVGAGNLIHLLFGLSYEMAVIIVGAVMILYVLFGGMIATTWVQIVKAVLLLAGATGLAGMVLSKFGFSPLRLFNEAATQYGAEVLAPGKLVNNPLEAISLGVALMFGTAGLPHILMRFYTVPDAKAARSSVFYATGLIGYFYLVTFILGFGASVLVGRQAITGVDKGGNMAAPMLAEVVGGTGFLGFISAVAFATILAVVAGLTLSGAAALSHDLWSSVVRKGQAPEAEQLKVARLASLFLGVLAIILGVAFKGQNVAFMVGLAFAIAASANFPALLLSMAWKKFTTNGAVASMLTGAISSVLFIFLSPTVQVDLLGNTSALFPLRNPGVITIPLAFIVGAAVSLLFPEHESAARFAEVKHRMHVGAPQPAPAVASVASKPAAEQSRPAASGSEAEA from the coding sequence ATGAACCCGGCAGAAACGACGACGCAGCTCGGCCAGCCGAACGCGACGGCCATCCTGTTCTTCCTCATCTTCGTCGGCATCACCCTGGCGATTACTTACTGGGCGGCACGCAAGACGAAGACGACCTCGGAGTTCTTCGCCGCGGGCGGCGGCGTGAGCGCGGCGCAGAACGGCTTCGCGCTCGCGGGCGACTACATGAGCGCCGCCAGCTTCCTGGGCATCGCGGGCCTGGTGGCGACGTCCGGCTTCGACGGGCTCATCTACTCCGTGGGCTGGCTGGTGGGCTGGCCGGTCGTGACGTTCCTCATCGCCGAGCCCCTGCGCAACCTGGGCAAGTACACCTTCGCGGACGTGGTGGCCTACCGGCTGAAGCAGACCCCGGTGCGGCTGTCGGCCGCGGTGGGCACGCTCACCGTGGTCAGCTTCTATCTGATTGCGCAGATGGTGGGCGCCGGCAATCTCATCCACCTGCTGTTCGGCCTGTCCTACGAGATGGCGGTCATCATCGTGGGCGCGGTGATGATTCTCTACGTGCTCTTCGGCGGGATGATTGCCACCACGTGGGTGCAGATCGTCAAGGCGGTGCTGCTGCTGGCAGGCGCCACGGGGCTCGCGGGCATGGTGCTGTCCAAGTTCGGCTTCAGCCCGCTGCGGCTCTTCAACGAGGCCGCCACCCAATACGGCGCGGAGGTGCTGGCACCTGGGAAGCTGGTGAACAACCCGCTGGAGGCCATCTCCCTGGGCGTGGCGCTGATGTTCGGCACCGCGGGCCTGCCGCACATCCTGATGCGCTTCTACACCGTGCCGGACGCGAAGGCGGCGCGCAGCAGCGTCTTCTACGCCACGGGGCTCATCGGCTACTTCTACCTGGTGACGTTCATCCTGGGCTTCGGCGCGTCCGTGCTGGTGGGCCGTCAGGCGATTACCGGCGTGGACAAGGGCGGCAACATGGCAGCGCCCATGCTCGCCGAAGTCGTGGGTGGCACGGGCTTCCTGGGCTTCATCTCCGCCGTCGCCTTCGCCACGATTCTGGCGGTGGTGGCCGGCCTGACGCTGTCCGGCGCGGCGGCGCTGTCCCATGACTTGTGGTCCAGCGTGGTGCGCAAGGGCCAGGCCCCCGAGGCGGAGCAGCTCAAGGTAGCCCGGCTGGCCAGCCTCTTCCTGGGCGTCCTGGCCATCATCCTGGGCGTGGCCTTCAAGGGGCAGAACGTGGCCTTCATGGTGGGTCTTGCCTTCGCCATCGCGGCGAGCGCCAACTTCCCGGCGCTGCTCCTGTCCATGGCCTGGAAGAAGTTCACCACGAATGGCGCGGTGGCCAGCATGCTCACGGGCGCCATCAGCTCGGTGCTCTTCATCTTCCTGTCCCCCACGGTGCAGGTGGACCTCCTGGGCAACACGTCCGCGCTGTTCCCCCTGCGCAACCCGGGCGTCATCACCATTCCCCTGGCGTTCATCGTGGGCGCGGCGGTGTCGCTGCTCTTCCCCGAGCACGAGTCCGCCGCCCGCTTCGCCGAGGTGAAGCACCGGATGCACGTGGGGGCGCCCCAGCCGGCCCCCGCGGTGGCGTCGGTGGCATCGAAGCCGGCCGCGGAGCAGTCCCGCCCCGCTGCCTCGGGTAGCGAAGCCGAGGCCTGA